The following proteins are encoded in a genomic region of Kosakonia oryzae:
- a CDS encoding phage domain protein, with product MSNAGVFPAFPVTGWQVGAVDNAHGVVMKFGYSTSPAGPGASVFDSQFFDLSPDQVRSLIYDLERCLHQCEDKVA from the coding sequence ATGAGCAACGCAGGTGTATTTCCCGCATTCCCCGTCACCGGCTGGCAGGTTGGGGCAGTAGATAACGCGCACGGCGTGGTGATGAAGTTTGGCTACAGCACATCGCCAGCCGGGCCGGGCGCATCGGTGTTTGATTCGCAGTTCTTTGATTTATCCCCCGACCAGGTCAGAAGTCTGATTTACGACCTGGAACGTTGTTTACATCAGTGCGAGGACAAAGTGGCCTGA
- the sanA gene encoding outer membrane permeability protein SanA, with protein sequence MLKRFFYSLLVLIGLLLLTALGLDRWMSWKTAPYIYDDLQDLPWRQVGVVLGTAKYYRTGVINQYYRYRIQGALNAYNSGKVNYLLLSGDNALQSYNEPVTMRKDLIAAGVDPADIVLDYAGFRTLDSIVRTRKVFDTNDFIIITQRFHCERALFIAQHMGIQAQCYAVPSPKDMWSVRVREFGARLGTIADLYLFKREPRFLGPLVPIPSMQEVPDDAQGYPAVTVGQLMELQKKAKN encoded by the coding sequence ATGCTAAAGCGTTTTTTCTACAGCCTGTTAGTCCTGATCGGCTTACTGCTGTTAACTGCGCTTGGCCTCGATCGCTGGATGAGCTGGAAAACCGCCCCCTATATTTATGACGATTTGCAGGATCTTCCCTGGCGTCAGGTTGGCGTAGTGCTCGGAACGGCAAAATATTACCGCACCGGCGTCATCAATCAGTATTACCGCTACCGGATTCAGGGCGCGCTGAACGCCTACAACAGCGGCAAGGTTAATTATCTGCTGCTGAGCGGCGATAATGCGCTGCAAAGCTACAACGAACCGGTCACCATGCGTAAAGATTTGATTGCAGCAGGCGTCGATCCAGCAGATATCGTGCTGGACTATGCCGGTTTCCGCACGCTGGACTCCATTGTCCGCACGCGTAAGGTTTTCGACACCAACGATTTCATCATTATTACGCAGCGCTTCCACTGTGAACGCGCGCTGTTTATCGCTCAGCATATGGGGATTCAGGCGCAGTGTTATGCCGTGCCTTCACCCAAAGATATGTGGAGCGTGCGGGTGCGCGAATTTGGCGCCCGGCTGGGCACTATCGCCGATCTCTATCTCTTCAAACGCGAACCGCGCTTCCTCGGCCCGCTGGTGCCAATTCCATCAATGCAGGAAGTTCCTGACGATGCGCAGGGCTATCCGGCTGTCACCGTCGGACAGTTGATGGAATTGCAGAAGAAAGCGAAAAACTGA
- the cdd gene encoding cytidine deaminase produces the protein MHPRFHTAFSGLTENLQTALAPLLADAHFPAMLSAEQVATLQRASGLDEDALAFALLPLAAACARTDLSHFNVGAIARGISGTWYFGANMEFAGSTLQQSVHAEQSAISHAWLRGEKSLSAVTVNYTPCGHCRQFMNELNSGLDLHIHLPGRAPHTLGHYLPDAFGPKDLEIKTLLMDNADHGFLPDGDELAQAAINAANQSHAPYTHSPAGVAILCRGGQIFSGRYAENAAFNPSLPPLQSALNLLSLNGYDYADIERAVLAERADAPLTQWDATAATLRTIGCHQIQHLQLA, from the coding sequence ATGCATCCACGTTTTCACACTGCTTTTTCCGGGCTTACGGAGAACCTGCAAACCGCTCTGGCGCCGCTGCTGGCGGATGCACACTTCCCCGCGATGTTGAGCGCAGAGCAGGTGGCAACATTGCAACGTGCCAGCGGTCTGGATGAAGACGCGCTGGCGTTTGCGCTGCTGCCGCTGGCCGCAGCATGCGCCCGAACCGATCTTTCTCATTTCAATGTTGGTGCCATCGCGCGCGGTATCAGTGGTACGTGGTATTTCGGCGCGAATATGGAGTTTGCCGGCAGCACCCTGCAACAATCCGTGCACGCCGAGCAAAGTGCCATCAGCCATGCCTGGCTGCGCGGTGAAAAATCCCTCTCCGCCGTGACGGTGAACTACACGCCGTGCGGCCACTGTCGTCAGTTTATGAATGAGCTCAACAGCGGTCTGGATCTGCATATTCATCTGCCGGGTCGCGCGCCGCATACGCTGGGCCATTACCTGCCGGATGCGTTTGGTCCGAAAGATCTGGAGATCAAAACGCTACTGATGGATAACGCCGATCACGGTTTCCTGCCGGACGGCGATGAACTGGCGCAGGCGGCAATTAACGCAGCGAACCAGAGCCATGCGCCGTATACCCACTCCCCCGCCGGCGTGGCCATTTTGTGTCGTGGCGGGCAGATTTTCAGTGGTCGTTATGCCGAAAATGCCGCCTTCAACCCGTCACTGCCGCCGCTGCAGAGCGCGCTGAACCTGCTGAGCCTTAACGGCTATGATTACGCCGATATCGAACGGGCGGTGCTGGCGGAACGTGCTGACGCGCCGCTCACCCAGTGGGATGCCACCGCCGCCACGCTGCGCACCATCGGTTGTCATCAGATACAACACCTGCAACTCGCCTGA
- a CDS encoding CidB/LrgB family autolysis modulator gives MMTYIWWSLPLTLVVFFAARKLAARFKMPLLNPLLVAMIVIIPILLITGIPYDHYFQGSKVLNDLLQPAVVALAFPLYEQLHQIRARWKSIITICFVGSVVAMTSGAVIALLMGATPQIAASVLPKSVTTPIAMAVGGSIGGIPAISAVCVIFVGVLGAVFGHTLLNAMHIHTKSARGLAMGTASHALGTARCAELDYQEGAFSSLALVICGIITSLVAPFLFPIILAVVG, from the coding sequence ATGATGACGTATATCTGGTGGTCGTTGCCCCTGACGCTGGTGGTCTTTTTTGCCGCGCGTAAGCTGGCCGCACGTTTCAAAATGCCGCTGCTGAATCCACTGCTGGTGGCAATGATAGTGATTATCCCCATTCTCTTAATCACCGGCATTCCCTACGATCACTATTTTCAGGGCAGCAAGGTTCTGAACGATCTGCTGCAACCGGCGGTAGTCGCACTGGCCTTTCCGCTCTATGAACAGCTACACCAGATCCGCGCACGCTGGAAATCGATCATTACCATCTGTTTTGTTGGCAGCGTGGTCGCAATGACCAGCGGCGCCGTCATTGCTTTATTGATGGGTGCGACACCGCAAATCGCCGCATCGGTATTACCGAAATCGGTCACCACGCCTATTGCGATGGCCGTAGGCGGCAGCATTGGCGGTATTCCGGCAATCAGCGCCGTTTGCGTGATTTTTGTCGGCGTGCTGGGCGCGGTATTCGGCCATACCCTGCTGAATGCAATGCATATTCATACCAAATCCGCCCGTGGTCTGGCGATGGGAACCGCGTCACATGCGCTGGGCACCGCGCGCTGCGCAGAGCTGGATTACCAGGAAGGGGCGTTCAGCTCGCTGGCGCTGGTTATTTGCGGGATCATTACCTCCCTGGTAGCGCCATTTTTGTTCCCCATCATCCTGGCTGTCGTCGGTTAA
- a CDS encoding CidA/LrgA family protein: MSKSLNIIWQYLRAFVLIYACLYAGIWLSSLLPITIPGSIIGMLIMFVLLALQILPAKWVNPGCFLLIRYMALLFVPIGVGVMQYYDLLRAQFGPIIVSCAVSTVIVFLVVSWSTHLVHGERKIAGQKGSKE; this comes from the coding sequence ATGAGTAAATCATTGAATATTATCTGGCAATATCTTCGTGCTTTCGTGCTTATCTATGCCTGTCTTTATGCAGGTATCTGGCTCTCTTCGCTGCTGCCAATCACGATTCCTGGCAGCATTATTGGCATGCTGATTATGTTTGTGCTGCTGGCACTGCAAATCCTTCCGGCGAAGTGGGTCAATCCCGGCTGCTTCCTGCTAATCCGCTATATGGCGCTGCTGTTCGTCCCGATTGGCGTGGGGGTGATGCAGTATTACGACCTGCTGCGGGCGCAGTTCGGGCCGATTATTGTTTCCTGTGCTGTCAGCACGGTGATTGTCTTTTTGGTGGTGAGCTGGAGTACGCATCTGGTACACGGCGAACGCAAAATAGCAGGACAAAAAGGTAGCAAAGAATGA
- the dusC gene encoding tRNA dihydrouridine(16) synthase DusC — MRVLLAPMEGVLDSLVRELLTEVNDYDLCITEFLRVVDQLLPVKSFHKICPELQRQSRTPSGTLVRVQLLGQYPQWLAENAARAVELGSWGVDLNCGCPSKLVNGSGGGATLLKDPELIYRGAKAMREAVPSHLPVTVKVRLGWDSSARQFEIADAVQQAGATELAVHGRTKEDGYKAECINWQAIGEIRQRLSIPVIANGEIWDWQSAQACMTATGCDAVMIGRGALNVPNLSRVVKYNEPRMPWPDVVALLAKYSRLEKQGDTGLYHVARIKQWLGYLRKEYNEASNLFAEIRTYKTSEEIAAAILRVKLNPE; from the coding sequence ATGCGTGTATTACTGGCGCCGATGGAAGGTGTGCTCGATTCGCTGGTGCGCGAGCTGCTGACCGAGGTTAACGATTACGATCTGTGCATTACCGAGTTTTTGCGCGTGGTCGATCAACTGCTGCCGGTAAAATCATTCCATAAAATCTGCCCGGAATTGCAGCGGCAAAGCCGTACCCCTTCCGGCACGCTGGTACGTGTTCAACTGCTGGGGCAATATCCGCAATGGCTGGCGGAAAATGCCGCACGGGCGGTGGAACTCGGTTCGTGGGGCGTCGATCTGAATTGCGGCTGTCCATCCAAACTGGTCAATGGCAGCGGCGGCGGCGCAACGTTACTGAAAGATCCTGAGCTGATTTATCGCGGCGCAAAAGCGATGCGCGAGGCAGTACCGTCGCATTTACCCGTGACTGTTAAAGTGCGTCTCGGCTGGGACAGCTCCGCCCGTCAGTTTGAGATTGCCGATGCGGTACAGCAGGCGGGCGCGACGGAACTGGCGGTACACGGGCGCACCAAAGAAGACGGTTATAAAGCAGAGTGTATTAACTGGCAGGCCATTGGCGAGATCCGGCAGCGGTTGTCGATCCCGGTGATTGCCAACGGCGAGATCTGGGACTGGCAAAGCGCCCAGGCGTGTATGACAGCTACTGGTTGCGATGCGGTGATGATCGGTCGCGGCGCGCTGAATGTGCCAAACCTGAGCCGGGTGGTGAAATACAATGAACCACGCATGCCGTGGCCTGATGTGGTGGCGCTGCTGGCGAAATATTCGCGGCTGGAAAAGCAGGGCGATACCGGTTTGTATCACGTGGCGCGTATTAAACAGTGGCTGGGTTATTTGCGTAAAGAATATAACGAAGCCAGTAATTTATTTGCTGAAATTCGTACTTATAAAACATCGGAAGAGATAGCCGCGGCAATTTTGCGTGTTAAGCTGAATCCAGAATAA
- a CDS encoding OprD family outer membrane porin, with the protein MALLKLSLPLVFISAYAAPVSATPFLADSQLDLTLKNVWMFNTGDQLALLGVGDQSAWAQAAHLDYQSGWYSDLLGIDASWYSVAKLSANASFAGRDLLRDNHGHAEGFNKVGQLYAKLKWGDEAAYARLYAGWRQLYKFGALNVTRSRAAPSSWQGISIESGWGAISARGAWVTRFSERDEPEKRRFYTLASNKPIDHIATGEIIWSPSKNTRISWMSGESDNYLLRHGVEAQFSIPVAERQNLLLRGAWYYNRGLDNWEGARGFSHSARHLFTLVGYQYHNLESGIGWSKTKASLNNGLGSFYWHLGKNTRGAFNSPADGEGNDYVNDGEQMLYLYGKYAFSPEFTVGLYGNYGYNINYQNTALTEWEYGGYFAWTPKRFAGFSLFAGIGPSYGWKLNNGKPWLTEDKRTFHRAKGIGGAVSLEYKFGLLN; encoded by the coding sequence ATGGCACTTTTAAAATTATCACTCCCTCTGGTTTTTATTTCCGCTTACGCCGCGCCCGTTAGCGCGACGCCTTTTCTTGCCGATAGCCAACTCGATCTCACGCTAAAAAACGTCTGGATGTTTAACACCGGCGATCAACTGGCGTTGCTCGGCGTGGGCGATCAGAGTGCCTGGGCGCAGGCGGCGCATCTGGATTATCAAAGCGGCTGGTATAGCGATCTGTTGGGCATTGACGCCTCCTGGTACAGCGTGGCGAAACTCTCGGCGAATGCCTCATTCGCCGGGCGCGACCTGCTGCGCGACAATCACGGCCATGCGGAAGGTTTCAATAAAGTCGGGCAGCTCTACGCAAAGCTTAAGTGGGGAGATGAAGCGGCGTACGCGCGGCTATATGCGGGCTGGCGGCAGCTTTATAAATTTGGCGCACTGAACGTGACGCGCAGCCGCGCGGCGCCAAGTAGTTGGCAGGGTATCAGTATAGAAAGCGGCTGGGGCGCGATTTCGGCGCGCGGCGCCTGGGTGACGCGTTTTTCGGAACGCGATGAGCCGGAAAAGCGCCGTTTTTACACCCTCGCCAGTAATAAGCCGATCGATCATATTGCGACAGGAGAAATCATCTGGAGCCCGTCGAAAAATACGCGAATAAGCTGGATGTCGGGCGAAAGTGATAATTACCTTTTACGCCATGGCGTAGAAGCACAATTTTCTATACCGGTTGCTGAACGGCAAAATCTCTTATTACGCGGCGCCTGGTATTACAATCGCGGGCTTGATAATTGGGAAGGTGCACGAGGTTTTAGCCATAGCGCCCGGCATCTTTTTACGCTGGTGGGTTATCAATATCATAATCTGGAATCAGGTATCGGCTGGTCAAAAACCAAAGCGTCTTTGAATAATGGCTTAGGGAGTTTTTACTGGCATCTGGGGAAAAATACCCGGGGCGCATTTAATAGTCCGGCAGACGGTGAAGGAAATGATTATGTCAATGATGGCGAACAAATGCTTTATCTCTACGGTAAATATGCCTTCTCGCCGGAATTTACCGTCGGCCTGTACGGTAATTACGGTTACAACATCAATTATCAAAATACCGCATTAACTGAATGGGAGTACGGCGGATATTTCGCCTGGACACCGAAACGCTTCGCAGGCTTTTCGCTGTTTGCCGGAATAGGTCCCAGCTACGGCTGGAAACTGAACAATGGAAAACCGTGGCTCACCGAAGATAAACGTACTTTTCATCGTGCGAAAGGCATCGGCGGCGCGGTTTCCTTGGAATACAAATTTGGTCTGCTTAATTAA
- the surE gene encoding 5'/3'-nucleotidase SurE, translating to MKKAVMALLVTALAAPGVQAAERAMRILLVNDDGCDSVGTLSLQQKLAEKGYDVWMVAPAKNQSGIGSAITFKPNKIFDVKKVAEKRYCFPGTPADAVDFGLLGVLKHNPPDLVISGVNDGPNTGVAQLNSGTVGAAARAVRYGYPAIAASIGYLLTAEEMKAGWPSTHKYWPDAVDDVVSRVDKLHAKWQPGKPLLPAGTGVSINYPPLAKSAVKGEKYIGNERFPLPQHSYVLLEYGGAKQVMSEKVLTPSEADTDTGWLNRGYITLTVFDAEWNAPQYESAYQAIFR from the coding sequence ATGAAAAAAGCAGTGATGGCGTTGTTGGTAACGGCACTGGCAGCGCCCGGTGTTCAGGCGGCGGAACGCGCCATGCGTATTTTGCTGGTCAATGATGATGGTTGTGATTCTGTGGGTACGCTTTCGCTACAGCAGAAGCTGGCGGAGAAAGGGTATGACGTCTGGATGGTGGCGCCGGCGAAGAATCAGAGTGGTATCGGTTCGGCGATCACCTTCAAACCGAACAAAATCTTCGACGTTAAAAAGGTGGCGGAGAAGCGTTACTGCTTCCCCGGAACCCCGGCGGATGCCGTGGATTTTGGCCTGCTCGGCGTGCTGAAGCATAACCCGCCGGATCTGGTGATTTCTGGCGTCAACGACGGGCCGAATACCGGCGTTGCGCAGCTCAATTCCGGCACCGTCGGTGCCGCGGCGCGCGCGGTACGCTATGGCTACCCGGCCATAGCCGCCAGTATTGGCTATTTATTGACGGCTGAAGAGATGAAAGCGGGCTGGCCGAGCACGCATAAATACTGGCCGGACGCCGTTGATGATGTGGTGTCGCGGGTCGATAAACTCCACGCTAAATGGCAGCCTGGCAAGCCGCTGTTGCCCGCTGGCACCGGGGTGAGCATTAACTACCCGCCGCTGGCGAAAAGTGCCGTGAAAGGTGAAAAGTACATTGGCAATGAGCGTTTTCCTCTGCCGCAACACAGCTATGTGTTGCTTGAATACGGAGGGGCAAAGCAGGTAATGAGTGAGAAAGTGCTGACGCCGAGCGAAGCGGATACGGATACCGGCTGGTTAAATCGCGGCTACATCACGTTGACGGTTTTTGATGCTGAATGGAACGCGCCGCAGTACGAATCAGCGTATCAGGCGATTTTCCGTTAA
- the bglG gene encoding transcriptional antiterminator BglG, translating into MKIAKILNNNVVVVLDEQQREQVVMGRGLAFQKRPGDELDERCIEKVFALQSDELVRRLSELLSQIPLEVITACDRIIELARSQLGKLQDSLYITLTDHCYFALERQKKGAVVRNVLLWEIKHLYPKEFALGQQARAILAKRLDVELPEDEAGFIALHLVTAQLNSEMPEVMHITQVMQEILHIVKYQLTLEYDEESLSYHRFVTHLKFFSQRLLNRTVVADDDLSLHQAVKENYRLAWQCAEKVARHLVSRYQRQLTNEEIMFLAIHIERVRKETR; encoded by the coding sequence ATGAAAATCGCCAAAATATTAAACAATAATGTTGTGGTAGTGCTGGATGAGCAGCAGCGCGAACAGGTTGTCATGGGCCGGGGGTTGGCGTTCCAGAAACGCCCCGGTGATGAACTGGATGAGCGCTGTATTGAGAAGGTGTTTGCTCTGCAAAGCGATGAGCTGGTGCGCCGTCTCAGCGAGCTGCTCAGCCAGATCCCGCTGGAAGTAATAACCGCCTGCGATCGCATCATCGAACTGGCCCGCAGCCAGCTCGGCAAGCTGCAGGACAGCCTCTACATTACGCTGACCGACCACTGTTATTTTGCGCTTGAGCGGCAAAAAAAGGGCGCAGTGGTGCGCAACGTATTGTTGTGGGAGATCAAGCATCTCTATCCGAAAGAGTTTGCGCTGGGCCAGCAGGCGCGGGCGATACTGGCTAAACGCCTTGATGTTGAGTTGCCGGAAGATGAAGCCGGGTTTATCGCCCTGCATCTGGTGACGGCGCAACTGAACAGCGAAATGCCGGAAGTGATGCATATCACCCAGGTGATGCAGGAAATTTTGCATATCGTGAAGTACCAGTTAACGCTGGAATACGATGAAGAGTCGCTGAGCTATCATCGCTTTGTGACGCATCTGAAATTTTTCTCGCAGCGTTTGCTGAACCGTACGGTGGTGGCGGATGACGATCTCTCTCTGCATCAGGCGGTGAAAGAGAATTATCGGCTGGCATGGCAGTGCGCGGAAAAAGTCGCTCGCCATCTGGTCAGCCGCTATCAGCGTCAGCTAACGAACGAAGAAATTATGTTCCTCGCCATTCATATTGAACGGGTGAGAAAAGAAACGCGTTAA
- the bglF gene encoding PTS beta-glucoside transporter subunit IIABC, protein MEYQALAKAILSHVGGKANISSLVHCATRLRFKLKDIQKADAEGLKTNPGVIMVVESGGQFQVVIGNHVNAVWQAVRQEAGLTDETPAATAEDKGNLLGRLIDIVSGIFTPFIGILAASGILKGLLALAIVCGWLTTDSGTYKIWFAASDALFFFLPLVLGYTAGKKFGGSPFVTMVIGGALTHPLMISAFNASQAAGAASESFLGIPVTFLNYSGSVIPIILAAWVSCWLEKQGNRFLHAAVKNFFAPLICIAVTVPLTFLIIGPVATWLSQMLAHGYQTIYTLAPWLAGAALGALWQVCVIFGLHWGLVPLMINNIAVLGQDTMLPILLPAVFGQVGATMGIFLRTRDARQKMLAGSSIAAGIFGITEPAVYGLTLPLRRPFIFGCVAGAIGGGIVGFSGSHAYSFGFDNIFTLAQMIPPGGVDATLWGGIIGSVVALLLSGVLTFFAGLPKASVAAEPDGAAMPAEKTVLAPMSGTVLALDQVPDATFASGLLGQGVAIIPQDGRVVAPFAGEVASLFATKHAIGLLSDSGVEVLIHVGIDTVKLGDGPFTAHVQVGDRVNVGDLLLEFDRAAILAAGYDLATPIIISNSDSTGGVRTVAATSVQAGMPLLAVVG, encoded by the coding sequence ATGGAATATCAAGCGTTGGCGAAAGCGATCCTCAGCCACGTCGGTGGGAAGGCGAACATCAGCAGCCTGGTACACTGTGCTACCCGGTTGCGCTTCAAACTCAAAGACATCCAGAAAGCGGACGCCGAAGGTTTAAAAACCAACCCCGGCGTGATTATGGTGGTGGAGAGCGGCGGCCAGTTTCAGGTTGTGATTGGCAACCATGTGAACGCAGTGTGGCAAGCCGTGCGCCAGGAAGCAGGATTAACGGACGAAACGCCAGCGGCGACGGCAGAAGATAAAGGCAATCTGCTGGGGCGATTGATTGATATCGTTTCCGGCATTTTTACCCCATTTATCGGCATTCTTGCCGCATCCGGGATCCTCAAAGGGCTGCTGGCGCTGGCGATTGTCTGTGGCTGGCTCACCACCGACAGCGGTACCTATAAAATCTGGTTTGCCGCCAGCGACGCGCTCTTTTTCTTCTTACCGCTGGTGCTGGGTTACACCGCCGGGAAAAAATTCGGCGGCAGTCCTTTTGTCACCATGGTGATTGGCGGCGCGCTGACGCACCCACTGATGATCTCGGCCTTCAATGCCAGCCAGGCTGCCGGTGCGGCCAGCGAATCTTTCCTCGGCATCCCGGTGACGTTCCTCAATTACAGCGGTTCCGTGATCCCGATTATTCTTGCCGCCTGGGTCAGTTGCTGGCTGGAAAAACAGGGCAATCGCTTCCTGCATGCGGCGGTGAAAAATTTCTTTGCGCCGCTGATCTGCATCGCCGTCACCGTCCCGTTAACGTTCCTGATTATTGGTCCGGTCGCAACCTGGCTGAGTCAGATGCTGGCGCATGGCTATCAGACAATCTATACGCTGGCGCCCTGGCTGGCCGGGGCGGCGCTGGGCGCGCTGTGGCAGGTCTGCGTGATTTTTGGTCTGCACTGGGGGCTGGTACCGTTGATGATCAACAACATTGCCGTCCTGGGACAGGACACTATGCTGCCGATCCTGCTGCCTGCGGTGTTTGGTCAGGTTGGCGCAACGATGGGGATCTTTCTGCGTACCCGCGATGCGCGCCAGAAGATGCTGGCGGGTTCATCCATTGCCGCCGGGATTTTCGGCATCACCGAACCGGCCGTGTACGGTTTAACGCTACCGCTGCGCCGTCCGTTTATTTTTGGTTGTGTAGCGGGAGCCATAGGCGGAGGCATTGTCGGCTTTAGCGGCAGCCATGCCTATTCCTTTGGTTTCGACAACATCTTTACGCTGGCGCAGATGATCCCGCCGGGCGGCGTTGATGCAACGCTGTGGGGCGGCATTATCGGTAGCGTCGTAGCGCTGCTCTTATCCGGCGTGCTGACTTTTTTTGCCGGATTGCCAAAAGCTTCGGTCGCCGCAGAGCCAGACGGCGCGGCAATGCCGGCGGAGAAGACGGTCCTGGCGCCAATGAGCGGTACGGTGCTGGCGCTGGATCAGGTGCCGGATGCCACGTTCGCCAGCGGTTTGCTGGGGCAGGGCGTGGCGATCATTCCGCAGGACGGGCGCGTGGTGGCCCCGTTTGCCGGAGAAGTCGCATCGCTGTTTGCCACCAAACATGCGATCGGGCTGCTCAGCGATAGCGGAGTTGAAGTGTTGATCCACGTCGGTATCGATACCGTCAAACTGGGAGACGGGCCTTTTACCGCACATGTTCAGGTGGGTGACAGAGTGAATGTGGGCGATCTGCTGCTGGAGTTCGATCGCGCCGCGATCCTTGCGGCCGGCTACGATCTCGCCACGCCAATTATTATCAGTAACAGCGACAGCACCGGTGGTGTGCGTACCGTGGCTGCAACCTCAGTACAGGCCGGAATGCCGCTGCTTGCGGTTGTCGGTTAA
- a CDS encoding glycoside hydrolase family 1 protein, with protein sequence MKAFPKSFLWGGAIAANQVEGAYLEGGKGLSTSDVQPKGVFGEVVERVAGDSALKDVAIDFYHRYPEDIALFAEMGFSCLRVSIAWTRIFPNGDETTPNEAGLAYYDKLFDELAKYGITPLVTLSHYEMPWGLVKQYGGWGSRQTIGFFERYARTVFSRYKEKVKLWLTFNEINMSLHAPMTGVGLPANSSKEAVYQAIHHQLVASALAVKACHEIIPGGKIGNMLLGGLMYPLTCKPDDVFEALQENRSWQFFGDVQCRGAYPGYMLRYFRDNDIHVEITDDDREALKSTVDFISFSYYMTGCVTTDDALNQQARGNILSMVQNPHLASSEWGWQIDPVGLRTLLNMLWDRWQKPLFIVENGLGAKDKVEADGSINDDYRITYLNDHLVQVREAIDDGVEVMGYTSWGPIDLVSASKAEISKRYGFIYVDRDDSGNGTLARSRKKSFYWYRDVIASNGASLK encoded by the coding sequence ATGAAAGCATTTCCGAAATCGTTCTTGTGGGGCGGCGCGATTGCTGCGAACCAGGTTGAAGGCGCGTATCTGGAAGGCGGAAAAGGTCTTTCAACGTCGGATGTCCAGCCAAAAGGCGTGTTTGGCGAGGTGGTTGAACGCGTGGCGGGAGACAGTGCGCTGAAAGATGTCGCCATCGATTTTTACCACCGCTACCCGGAAGACATCGCGCTGTTTGCGGAGATGGGGTTTAGCTGCCTGCGCGTGTCGATTGCCTGGACGCGTATTTTCCCGAACGGTGACGAAACCACACCGAATGAAGCGGGCCTTGCCTACTACGACAAGCTATTTGATGAACTGGCAAAATACGGCATTACGCCGCTGGTCACCTTATCCCACTATGAGATGCCGTGGGGGTTGGTAAAACAGTATGGCGGCTGGGGCAGCCGGCAGACCATTGGCTTCTTTGAACGGTATGCGCGTACCGTGTTCAGCCGCTACAAAGAGAAGGTGAAATTGTGGCTGACTTTCAACGAGATCAACATGTCATTGCACGCGCCAATGACCGGTGTCGGGTTGCCGGCGAACAGCAGTAAAGAGGCGGTTTATCAGGCGATTCACCATCAACTGGTGGCAAGCGCGCTGGCCGTGAAGGCCTGCCATGAGATTATCCCGGGCGGTAAGATCGGCAATATGCTGCTGGGCGGGCTGATGTATCCGCTGACCTGCAAACCGGACGATGTGTTCGAAGCGCTGCAAGAGAATCGTAGCTGGCAGTTCTTTGGCGACGTGCAGTGCCGTGGCGCGTATCCCGGCTATATGTTGCGTTATTTCCGTGATAACGATATCCACGTTGAGATCACTGACGACGATCGCGAAGCGCTGAAATCCACCGTCGATTTTATCTCGTTCAGTTACTACATGACCGGCTGCGTGACCACCGACGACGCACTGAATCAGCAGGCGCGCGGCAATATTCTCAGCATGGTGCAAAACCCGCATCTGGCCAGCTCCGAGTGGGGCTGGCAGATCGATCCGGTTGGCCTGCGTACGCTGCTGAATATGCTGTGGGATCGCTGGCAAAAACCGCTGTTTATCGTTGAAAACGGTCTGGGCGCGAAGGATAAGGTGGAGGCCGATGGCAGCATCAACGACGACTACCGCATTACCTATCTGAATGACCATCTGGTGCAGGTGCGTGAAGCAATTGATGACGGCGTCGAAGTGATGGGTTACACAAGCTGGGGGCCGATTGACCTGGTCAGTGCCTCGAAAGCCGAGATCTCCAAGCGCTACGGTTTTATCTATGTGGATCGCGATGACAGCGGCAACGGCACGCTGGCGCGTAGCCGTAAGAAGAGCTTTTACTGGTATCGCGATGTGATTGCCAGCAACGGCGCAAGCCTGAAGTAA